The following are encoded together in the Scomber scombrus chromosome 7, fScoSco1.1, whole genome shotgun sequence genome:
- the irx4a gene encoding iroquois-class homeodomain protein IRX-4a translates to MSYPQFGYPYSSAPQFLMTTNSLTTCCESPGRSIADSGVAASGQTPVYCPVYESRLLATARHELSSAAALGVYGNPYTSGQGYGNYVTYGTDASAFYSLGTFDTKDATASAHAGITQATAYYPYDPTLGQYQYDRYGSMDGGTRRKNATRETTSTLKAWLQEHRKNPYPTKGEKIMLAIITKMTLTQVSTWFANARRRLKKENKMTWPPRNKGSEEKRYDEDEDGSQEEQIKSENNEDETRSRADKDLQLSDLDDFDTLESESSECELKHRYHMNTHMTTTTDCPTEHLIKDSSLKISIPVSLGGEQDLSKSCLKTNPEDFQPDSRQQAKACYNQQQQQQQQQQGHQILDGKPRIWSLAQTATSLNQTEYPSCMLRCQPPPSSLTPSPAATSPVAGLDNRQDSPVTTLRNWVDGVFHDPLFRHSTLSQALTNTTVSWTTNTKGAILEAERSAAALQQHQDSSKDSAMSFPKTINKLFCS, encoded by the exons ATGTCATATCCACAATTTGGATATCCCTATTCGTCTGCTCCACAA TTCCTGATGACAACCAACTCTCTGACCACTTGCTGCGAGTCCCCCGGCAGATCTATAGCCGACTCTGGAGTAGCGGCGTCCGGGCAGACACCAGTGTACTGCCCAGTGTACGAGAGCCGGCTGCTGGCAACGGCGAGACATGAACTGAGTTCAGCCGCCGCGCTGGGCGTGTACGGGAACCCCTACACCAGTGGTCAAGGATATGGGAATTATGTTACATACGGCACGGACGCCTCGGCTTTCTACTCGCTG GGTACATTCGATACTAAAGATGCCACAGCTTCTGCGCATGCGGGAATAACCCAGGCAACAGCCTACTATCCATATGATCCTACACTGGGACAGTATCAATATGACAG ATATGGTTCCATGGATGGAGGAACAAGGCGGAAGAACGCCACGCGTGAGACGACTAGCACACTAAAGGCCTGGCTGCAGGAACACAGAAAGAACCCGTACCCAACTAAGGGCGAGAAGATCATGCTGGCCATCATCACCAAGATGACCCTGACGCAGGTGTCCACGTGGTTCGCTAATGCCAGGAGGAGGCTCAAGAAGGAAAACAAGATGACATGGCCGCCCAGAAACAAGGGCTCAGAGGAGAAGAGATATGACGAGGATGAGGATGGATCTCAGGAGGAGCagataaaaagtgaaaacaatgaGGATG aGACCCGAAGTCGGGCTGATAAGGACCTCCAGTTGAGCGACTTGGACGATTTCGACACGCTGGAGTCTGAGAGCTCGGAGTGTGAGCTCAAGCACCGAtaccacatgaacacacacatgacaaCGACGACCGACTGCCCCACTGAACACCTCATCAAGGACTCGTCTCTGAAAATATCCATCCCCGTCTCCCTCGGGGGTGAGCAGGACTTGAGCAAAAGTTGTCTCAAAACGAACCCGGAGGATTTCCAACCGGACAGCAGACAGCAGGCAAAGGCGTGCTAtaaccagcagcagcaacaacagcagcaacaacaaggGCACCAGATATTAGACGGCAAACCTCGGATCTGGTCTTTGGCTCAGACTGCGACGTCCCTGAACCAGACTGAGTACCCGTCCTGTATGTTGAGGTGCCAGCCGCCGCCTTCCTCCCTCACCCCGTCCCCAGCCGCTACCTCACCCGTGGCCGGCCTGGACAACAGGCAGGACTCGCCGGTCACAACCCTGAGAAACTGGGTGGACGGGGTTTTCCACGACCCCTTGTTCAGGCACAGCACTTTGAGCCAGGCTCTGACCAACACCACCGTCTCTTGGACCACGAACACCAAAGGCGCCATTCTGGAGGCGGAGAGGAGCGCGGCGGCCTTGCAGCAGCATCAAGACTCCTCCAAAGACAGTGCCATGAGTTTCCCAAAAACTATCAACAAACTGTTTTGTTCCTAA